One Nocardia sp. BMG111209 DNA segment encodes these proteins:
- a CDS encoding type I polyketide synthase, which yields MIIEEAPPLIPAVRALGDPAEQVPGDAAGQVPAGSAGQVLGDLAGQVPLGQAVQLPVGRAVQLPPGRARQVPPGRAEQLPGGRAEQLSVGRAEQVSVGRAERVPGGPAEQVSGELVALVSADPVGPVPYVLSGRTPAALRAQADRLAGHPATGAAPAAVASALVRDRASFATRAVVIAEDAAALSAGLRTLAAGGAAANIVSAAAPRSGSVGVVFGGQGSQRAGAGRRLYERFTVFRESFDATVALLDRQLGDTTRFSVRDIAFGVAGTEGLIDRTLYTQPVIFAVGVALYRLLESWGIEIAAVAGHSIGGVVAAHVAGALPLAEAARLVAARGRLMDSLPAGGAMTAVEATEDEVRAAIIAGGSADTVSVAAVNGPRAVVISGPDAAVAAVSDALSAAGRRTRRLTVSHAFHSAAMDPILDEFRSIAAESAFSDVGGPRIFSDHTGRETTGVELADPDHWVRHLRGTVRFADAARAMADAGVGTFVELSADAVLAPALSGTLDGSAVVVTLRRDRDEVTGLIAAAATLFTHGHHVDWTALVPAAPRTDLPTYAFQRQRYWVHAPAAERRTDGWIHRAHWEPRALADPASEDGRSWVLVVPDGAGEWAAALRTELTRRGAVVRDLSVDPATVTGAALAAGLAGVPGDASTVVSLLPLAVGAADADLRAATAALTRAVAAAPRVAALGVLTTGTEVPGDAPVDGDDPVAVRGAWHAAFTGAAVTEGGLGPGIVVDVAAQPDGSAAERVLSALRAPDGEREFAVRAARIWTRRLRPGDLPAVAGRWRPAGTVLVTGGTGALGARIARRLAGNGVTDLLLLSRRGPDAPGATELIAELSAAGARPVVVACDVGDRAALAAVLADIPVDRPLTDVVHAAAILDDDLVGGLDRDRIERVYRVKTGAALHLHELTRDRALSSFVLFSSVTGVIPAPGQTNYAPGNAALDALAGHRRRLGLPATSIVWGHWAGAGIAGHAAEQLRRSGLRPMDPEAALTALERAVVGGETHLVVADVDWTAADRVHAHLLTELLPPQQRSEPAVSTVEQLAALDDSERRTAVRALVREETAAALGHADQHAVDDDRGLRDQGFTSLSSVELRNRLRQRTGLELPATLVFDRPTVAALTEFILELVTPASRSPLDGLLGDLERIAAGLAAADLADADRAVVLERLHELAAPAPDEPATERTAALSDADLIEFIGSEFGIS from the coding sequence GTGATCATCGAGGAGGCGCCGCCGCTGATCCCGGCGGTGCGGGCGCTGGGGGATCCGGCCGAGCAGGTCCCGGGGGACGCGGCCGGGCAGGTACCGGCGGGTTCTGCCGGGCAGGTGCTGGGAGATCTGGCCGGGCAGGTGCCGCTGGGTCAGGCCGTGCAGCTGCCGGTGGGTCGGGCCGTGCAGCTGCCGCCGGGCCGGGCCAGGCAGGTGCCGCCGGGGCGAGCCGAGCAGCTGCCGGGAGGTCGGGCCGAGCAGCTGTCGGTGGGTCGGGCTGAGCAGGTGTCGGTGGGTCGGGCCGAGCGGGTGCCGGGGGGTCCGGCCGAGCAGGTTTCGGGGGAGCTGGTCGCGCTGGTGTCGGCGGATCCGGTCGGCCCGGTGCCGTACGTGCTGTCTGGCCGCACGCCGGCCGCGTTGCGCGCTCAGGCCGACCGGCTGGCCGGTCATCCGGCGACAGGCGCCGCTCCGGCGGCCGTCGCCTCGGCGCTGGTTCGTGATCGCGCGAGCTTCGCCACCCGCGCGGTGGTGATCGCGGAGGACGCGGCGGCGCTGAGCGCCGGATTGCGAACATTGGCCGCGGGGGGTGCGGCGGCGAACATTGTCAGCGCCGCGGCGCCCCGATCCGGCAGCGTGGGTGTGGTTTTCGGGGGGCAGGGCAGTCAGCGGGCCGGTGCCGGGCGCCGGTTGTACGAGCGCTTCACGGTGTTCCGGGAATCGTTCGACGCAACGGTCGCACTCCTGGATCGGCAGTTGGGGGATACGACCCGGTTCTCGGTGCGGGACATCGCCTTCGGCGTGGCGGGCACCGAGGGGCTGATCGACCGGACGCTCTACACCCAGCCGGTGATCTTCGCGGTGGGGGTGGCGCTGTACCGGCTGCTGGAGTCCTGGGGTATCGAGATCGCCGCGGTCGCAGGTCATTCGATCGGTGGTGTGGTGGCCGCGCATGTGGCCGGGGCACTTCCGCTGGCGGAGGCTGCGCGTCTGGTCGCCGCCCGCGGACGGTTGATGGATTCGCTGCCCGCGGGTGGGGCGATGACGGCCGTCGAGGCCACCGAGGACGAGGTGCGCGCGGCGATCATCGCCGGTGGATCGGCGGATACAGTGTCCGTCGCGGCGGTGAACGGTCCACGGGCAGTGGTGATCTCGGGTCCCGATGCTGCCGTGGCGGCGGTGTCCGACGCACTGTCGGCGGCGGGCCGGCGGACGCGGCGGCTGACCGTCTCGCATGCCTTCCATTCCGCGGCGATGGATCCGATTCTCGACGAATTCCGTTCCATCGCAGCGGAATCGGCCTTCAGTGATGTCGGTGGTCCGCGGATCTTCTCCGATCACACCGGTCGCGAGACGACCGGTGTGGAACTGGCCGACCCCGACCATTGGGTGCGCCACCTGCGTGGGACTGTTCGGTTCGCCGACGCCGCCCGCGCGATGGCGGATGCGGGGGTCGGCACATTCGTCGAACTGAGCGCCGACGCCGTGCTGGCTCCCGCGTTGTCCGGCACGCTCGACGGGAGTGCCGTCGTCGTGACCCTGCGCCGCGACCGCGACGAGGTCACGGGCCTGATCGCGGCCGCCGCCACCTTGTTCACCCACGGGCACCATGTGGACTGGACCGCGCTCGTGCCCGCGGCGCCCCGGACCGACCTGCCCACCTATGCCTTTCAGCGCCAACGGTATTGGGTGCACGCACCCGCCGCCGAACGGCGTACGGACGGGTGGATCCACCGCGCGCACTGGGAGCCGCGTGCGCTCGCCGACCCCGCCTCCGAGGACGGTCGGTCCTGGGTGCTGGTGGTGCCCGACGGCGCCGGCGAATGGGCGGCGGCCCTGCGCACCGAACTCACCCGCCGCGGCGCGGTCGTGCGCGATCTGAGTGTCGATCCCGCGACCGTCACCGGAGCGGCACTGGCCGCCGGGCTGGCCGGGGTGCCCGGCGATGCGAGCACGGTGGTCTCCCTGCTGCCGCTCGCAGTAGGGGCGGCGGACGCCGACCTGCGGGCTGCCACTGCGGCACTCACCCGGGCGGTCGCGGCCGCACCGCGAGTCGCCGCCCTGGGTGTGCTGACCACCGGTACGGAAGTCCCCGGCGACGCACCGGTGGACGGCGACGATCCCGTCGCGGTCCGGGGCGCCTGGCACGCGGCGTTCACCGGCGCGGCCGTCACCGAAGGGGGCCTCGGGCCGGGCATCGTCGTGGACGTAGCCGCCCAGCCCGACGGCAGTGCCGCCGAACGGGTTCTGTCGGCCTTGCGTGCGCCGGACGGTGAGCGCGAATTCGCGGTACGCGCCGCCCGGATCTGGACCCGGCGGCTGCGGCCGGGCGATCTGCCGGCGGTCGCCGGCCGGTGGCGGCCGGCCGGGACGGTGCTCGTCACCGGCGGCACCGGTGCGCTCGGGGCGCGGATCGCTCGCCGGCTGGCCGGCAACGGCGTCACGGATCTGCTGCTGCTCAGCCGTCGGGGGCCGGACGCGCCGGGTGCGACGGAGCTGATCGCCGAGTTGTCCGCTGCCGGGGCGCGCCCGGTCGTGGTCGCCTGCGATGTGGGGGACCGGGCCGCGCTCGCGGCGGTGCTGGCCGATATTCCGGTCGACCGGCCGCTGACGGATGTGGTGCATGCCGCCGCGATACTGGACGACGACCTGGTCGGCGGTCTCGATCGGGACCGGATCGAGCGGGTGTACCGGGTGAAAACCGGTGCCGCGCTACACCTGCACGAGCTGACCCGGGACCGCGCGCTGTCCTCGTTCGTGCTGTTCTCCTCCGTCACGGGGGTGATTCCGGCACCGGGACAAACCAATTACGCGCCCGGCAACGCGGCGCTCGACGCGCTCGCCGGGCACCGGCGGCGGCTCGGCCTGCCCGCGACCTCGATCGTCTGGGGTCACTGGGCGGGTGCCGGGATCGCCGGGCACGCGGCGGAACAGTTGCGGCGCAGTGGATTACGGCCGATGGATCCCGAGGCCGCGCTGACCGCACTGGAACGCGCGGTGGTCGGCGGCGAGACACACCTCGTCGTCGCCGACGTGGACTGGACCGCCGCGGACCGCGTCCACGCGCACCTGCTGACCGAGCTGCTGCCGCCGCAGCAGCGGTCCGAGCCGGCCGTGAGCACGGTCGAACAGCTTGCCGCACTGGACGATTCCGAGCGCCGGACCGCGGTGCGCGCGCTCGTCCGGGAGGAGACGGCGGCGGCGCTCGGCCACGCCGACCAGCACGCGGTCGACGACGACCGCGGTCTGCGCGACCAGGGATTCACCTCGCTGTCGTCGGTGGAACTGCGAAATCGACTGCGGCAGCGGACCGGGCTCGAACTGCCCGCCACCCTGGTGTTCGACCGGCCCACGGTCGCCGCGCTGACCGAATTCATCCTCGAACTCGTCACTCCCGCAAGCCGATCCCCGCTTGACGGCCTGCTCGGCGACCTCGAGCGGATCGCCGCCGGACTGGCGGCCGCCGACCTGGCCGACGCCGATCGGGCGGTGGTGCTCGAGCGGCTGCACGAACTCGCCGCCCCCGCACCCGATGAGCCCGCGACCGAGCGCACCGCCGCACTCTCCGACGCCGATCTCATCGAGTTCATCGGCTCCGAATTCGGCATCTCCTGA
- a CDS encoding LysR family transcriptional regulator, which translates to MPDPLDLLHLRTLVTIAETGGFRRAADALHLSQPTVSQHIRMLERRLGCVLIEKRSRTARFTPSGEWLVVEARRLLAAQGEVLARFARSPELRMTIGSTEHAAAGLLSDLLNVLRTAYPEANLHFRIDRSAALTDAVLKGAVDLALVLGGNTAEPMGTEVGLLTLRWFAARGWRVPPPPGPISLVAFAEPCGLRRQAVRTLGEQGYEVLVTAESGNLDGLLAAAAAGLGVALLPYLSVFPCELDRIATLPDVGAIDVRLIARRGLEDHIEGTAVRAITAHYRSIATADGLSAAL; encoded by the coding sequence ATGCCGGACCCGCTGGATTTGCTGCACTTGCGCACGCTCGTGACCATCGCGGAGACCGGGGGCTTCCGCCGCGCCGCCGATGCCCTGCACCTGAGCCAGCCCACGGTGAGCCAGCACATCCGCATGCTCGAGCGGCGACTCGGCTGCGTACTCATCGAAAAGCGAAGCCGCACCGCACGATTCACCCCTTCCGGGGAATGGCTCGTGGTGGAGGCGCGCCGGCTGCTCGCCGCGCAGGGGGAGGTCCTCGCCCGCTTCGCCCGGTCACCCGAACTGCGGATGACCATCGGCTCCACCGAACACGCCGCCGCCGGATTGCTGAGCGACCTGCTGAACGTGTTGCGCACCGCCTACCCGGAGGCGAACCTGCACTTCCGCATCGACCGATCCGCCGCCCTGACCGACGCGGTACTCAAGGGCGCCGTGGATCTCGCACTCGTACTGGGCGGCAACACCGCCGAGCCGATGGGGACGGAGGTGGGCCTGCTGACCCTGCGCTGGTTCGCCGCCCGGGGGTGGCGGGTGCCGCCGCCGCCCGGGCCGATCTCCCTGGTGGCGTTCGCCGAACCCTGCGGCCTGCGCAGACAGGCCGTGCGAACGCTCGGCGAGCAGGGCTACGAGGTGCTGGTCACCGCCGAATCCGGCAACCTCGACGGGTTGCTCGCCGCCGCCGCGGCAGGTCTCGGGGTGGCCCTGCTGCCGTACCTGTCGGTGTTCCCGTGCGAGCTCGACCGCATCGCCACGCTCCCGGACGTCGGCGCGATCGATGTCCGGCTGATCGCCCGCCGCGGCCTCGAGGACCATATCGAGGGCACCGCGGTCCGGGCGATCACCGCGCACTACCGCTCGATCGCCACCGCCGACGGCCTGTCCGCGGCGCTGTAG
- a CDS encoding sensor domain-containing diguanylate cyclase, producing MAVGDRTELVTQWWQALRNACSVTMPEPRDLLESLASEFAAGLRAGDSAVGVRVGAALARAGLDDPAVAVVSAQVLCGAAEGADRAEVDRRVAALAVGIGQGHQAVLDRSESAAGREDRFRMVFDNATVAIAISDDHGNLLDANQPFADLLGMPLEDLYRIPASSSLHFSHPDEREEIAARILGLLSDKQGTIRMERRTIRSDGSSGWATFSITYVPGAHGHRDYLISFGKDVTERHLLEEELHRQARQDALTGLPNRWQLLDAIGAVIEGAPADDRVGLCFADLDRFKEINDRYGHGFGDRVLTTVATRLSEALADLDCLLARLGGDEFVALVPPPDAETRVTDVAERMLSALSEAIVVDEHRVQMSVSIGAVIEPCAGAQPEELLDAADRGLYRAKIGGRDQWVLHVLDAAPDQPAPTERPRS from the coding sequence ATGGCCGTCGGGGATCGTACCGAGCTCGTCACACAGTGGTGGCAGGCGTTGCGCAACGCCTGCTCGGTGACCATGCCGGAACCGCGTGACCTGCTCGAATCGCTGGCGAGCGAGTTCGCCGCCGGGCTGCGCGCGGGCGACTCCGCCGTCGGCGTCCGCGTCGGCGCGGCGCTGGCCCGGGCCGGGCTCGACGATCCGGCGGTGGCGGTGGTGTCCGCGCAGGTCCTGTGCGGTGCGGCGGAGGGTGCCGACCGGGCCGAGGTCGATCGCCGGGTGGCCGCGCTCGCGGTCGGGATCGGTCAGGGCCATCAGGCGGTACTGGACCGATCGGAATCGGCCGCGGGGCGGGAGGATCGGTTCCGGATGGTCTTCGACAACGCGACGGTCGCCATCGCGATCAGCGACGATCACGGCAATCTGCTCGACGCCAACCAGCCGTTCGCGGACCTGCTCGGCATGCCGCTCGAGGATCTGTATCGCATCCCGGCCAGCAGTTCGCTGCACTTCTCGCACCCGGACGAGCGGGAGGAGATCGCGGCCCGGATCCTCGGCTTGCTGAGCGACAAGCAGGGAACGATCCGCATGGAACGACGGACGATCCGCAGCGACGGCTCGTCGGGCTGGGCCACATTCTCGATCACCTACGTACCGGGCGCCCACGGGCACCGGGACTACCTCATCTCCTTCGGCAAGGACGTCACCGAACGGCACCTGCTCGAGGAGGAGTTGCACCGGCAGGCAAGGCAGGACGCGCTGACCGGGCTGCCCAACCGCTGGCAGCTGCTCGACGCCATCGGCGCGGTGATCGAGGGCGCGCCCGCCGACGACCGGGTCGGCCTGTGCTTCGCCGACCTGGACCGGTTCAAGGAGATCAACGACCGGTACGGGCACGGTTTCGGGGACCGGGTGCTGACCACGGTCGCGACCCGCCTGAGCGAGGCGCTCGCCGATCTGGACTGCCTGCTGGCCCGCCTCGGCGGCGACGAATTCGTGGCGCTGGTCCCGCCGCCGGACGCGGAGACCCGGGTGACCGATGTGGCCGAGCGGATGCTGTCGGCCCTGTCCGAGGCGATCGTGGTCGACGAGCACCGGGTGCAGATGTCGGTCAGCATCGGCGCGGTGATCGAGCCGTGCGCCGGCGCCCAGCCGGAGGAACTGCTCGACGCCGCGGACCGCGGCCTCTACCGCGCGAAGATCGGCGGCCGTGACCAGTGGGTGCTGCACGTCCTCGACGCCGCTCCGGACCAGCCGGCTCCGACCGAGCGTCCGCGGTCGTGA
- a CDS encoding ferrochelatase has translation MQFDALLLLSFGGPERPEDVMPFLENVTRGRGVPPERLAEVARHYLHFGGVSPINACNRAIIAAVETEFAARDLALPVYFGNRNWHPMVEDTVARMRADGVRSALVFPTSAWGGYSGCRQYDEDITRARVAAGPDAPDLVKLRQYFDHPLLIDAFADAVRTARQQLPAERRDAARLVFTAHSIPVAADAAAGPPADGGRLYSRQVTEAARLCAAATGFDDFDVVWQSRSGPPQVPWLEPDITDHLDALSAKGIEAVVVCPVGFVSDHLEVVWDLDNEAAEKAAELGIAFARAATPGTDPRFAALIAELVAEQRAAAPPRRLGSVPGYGCTRNGELCAPGCCAPPRRPGR, from the coding sequence ATGCAATTCGACGCGCTGCTGCTGCTGTCGTTCGGCGGCCCGGAACGGCCCGAGGACGTGATGCCGTTCCTGGAGAACGTGACTCGCGGCCGGGGTGTGCCACCGGAGCGGCTGGCCGAGGTGGCCCGGCACTATCTGCACTTCGGCGGGGTCTCGCCGATCAACGCGTGCAACCGGGCGATCATCGCCGCGGTCGAGACGGAGTTCGCCGCACGGGATCTCGCGCTGCCGGTGTATTTCGGCAACCGCAACTGGCATCCGATGGTGGAGGACACCGTCGCGCGGATGCGGGCCGACGGGGTGCGTTCGGCACTGGTCTTCCCGACCTCGGCGTGGGGCGGATACTCCGGGTGCCGTCAGTACGACGAGGACATCACGCGAGCGCGGGTGGCCGCCGGCCCCGATGCCCCGGATCTGGTGAAACTGCGCCAGTACTTCGACCACCCCCTGTTGATCGACGCCTTCGCCGACGCCGTTCGTACTGCGCGGCAACAACTTCCGGCCGAGCGGCGGGACGCGGCGCGGCTGGTGTTCACCGCCCACTCCATACCCGTGGCCGCCGACGCCGCGGCGGGACCGCCGGCCGACGGCGGCCGGCTCTACAGCCGTCAGGTGACCGAGGCGGCCCGATTGTGCGCCGCGGCAACGGGTTTCGACGACTTCGACGTGGTGTGGCAGTCCCGCTCCGGGCCGCCGCAGGTGCCGTGGCTCGAGCCCGATATCACCGATCACCTGGATGCGTTGTCCGCGAAGGGGATCGAGGCGGTCGTGGTCTGCCCGGTGGGCTTCGTCTCGGACCATCTCGAGGTGGTGTGGGATCTCGACAACGAGGCGGCGGAGAAGGCCGCCGAACTCGGCATCGCGTTCGCCCGCGCCGCCACCCCCGGCACCGATCCGCGATTCGCCGCACTGATCGCCGAACTGGTCGCCGAGCAGCGCGCCGCCGCACCGCCGCGCCGGCTGGGATCGGTACCCGGTTACGGCTGCACCCGCAACGGGGAGCTCTGCGCACCCGGCTGCTGCGCGCCGCCGCGGCGGCCCGGTCGCTAG
- the inhA gene encoding NADH-dependent enoyl-ACP reductase InhA: MSGLLTGKTVLITGIITDSSIAFHAAKVAQEQGAKVIITGIPERLRLIDRIAKRLPQEVPPAIGLDVTSETDLAALAEKVQELAPEGLDGVLHSIAFAPRTLMGPEAFGFLEGPGADASKAFEISAWSYASLARAVLPVMNPGGSIVGMDFDPRTAMPYYNWMGVAKAALESVNRYVAREVGYAKKIRSNLVAAGPIKTLAAKAIAGTATDDAKQLSMLNRYWDGASPIGWDVDDPTVVARSIVTLLSDWLPGTTGSIIYVDGGASHNTWFPEKDLTEG, encoded by the coding sequence ATGAGCGGATTGCTCACAGGCAAGACCGTCCTCATCACCGGCATCATCACCGACTCCTCGATCGCCTTCCACGCGGCCAAGGTCGCGCAGGAGCAGGGTGCGAAGGTGATCATCACCGGGATTCCGGAACGGCTGCGGCTCATCGACCGGATCGCCAAGCGGCTGCCGCAGGAGGTGCCGCCGGCCATCGGGCTCGACGTCACCAGCGAGACCGATCTCGCCGCGCTGGCGGAGAAGGTGCAGGAGCTGGCGCCGGAGGGTCTCGACGGTGTCCTGCACTCGATCGCCTTCGCGCCCCGGACCCTGATGGGCCCCGAGGCATTCGGCTTCCTCGAGGGCCCCGGCGCCGACGCGTCGAAGGCGTTCGAGATCTCCGCGTGGAGCTACGCGTCGCTCGCGCGCGCGGTGCTGCCGGTGATGAATCCGGGCGGATCCATCGTCGGGATGGACTTCGATCCCCGCACGGCGATGCCGTACTACAACTGGATGGGTGTGGCGAAGGCCGCGCTGGAGTCGGTTAACCGGTACGTGGCGCGAGAAGTGGGCTACGCCAAGAAGATTCGCTCCAACCTGGTCGCCGCGGGCCCGATCAAGACACTGGCCGCCAAGGCCATCGCCGGCACCGCCACCGACGACGCCAAGCAGCTGAGCATGCTCAACCGCTACTGGGACGGCGCCTCGCCGATCGGCTGGGACGTGGACGATCCGACCGTGGTCGCGCGGTCGATCGTGACCCTGCTCTCGGATTGGCTGCCCGGCACCACCGGTTCGATCATCTACGTCGACGGTGGCGCCAGCCACAACACCTGGTTCCCGGAGAAGGACCTCACCGAGGGCTGA
- the fabG1 gene encoding 3-oxoacyl-ACP reductase FabG1, whose translation MSNITSRSVLVTGGNRGIGLAVAQRLVADGHKVAVTHRGSGVPDGMFGVKCDVTDTASIDSAFAEVEAKQGPVEVLVANAGIVDNTLLMRMSEDQFSSVLDANLTGAFRCAKRATRAMIRAKWGRMIFLGSVVGLGGGPGQVNYAASKAGLVGIARSITREIGSRNITANVVAPGFIDTDMTRNDVTEEMREVVLKYAIPAQRPGQPEEVAAAISFLASDDADYISGAVIPVDGGMGMGH comes from the coding sequence ATGTCGAACATCACTTCCCGATCGGTTCTGGTGACGGGCGGTAACCGCGGTATCGGTCTCGCGGTCGCCCAGCGCCTGGTTGCCGACGGTCACAAGGTTGCTGTCACGCATCGGGGCTCGGGCGTTCCGGACGGAATGTTCGGCGTGAAATGCGATGTGACGGATACGGCTTCGATCGATTCGGCGTTCGCCGAGGTCGAGGCCAAGCAGGGTCCGGTCGAGGTGCTGGTGGCCAACGCCGGCATCGTGGACAACACCCTGCTCATGCGGATGAGCGAGGACCAGTTCTCGTCGGTGCTCGACGCGAACCTCACCGGTGCGTTCCGCTGTGCCAAGCGCGCCACCCGCGCGATGATCCGGGCCAAGTGGGGCCGCATGATCTTCCTCGGTTCCGTGGTCGGCCTCGGCGGCGGCCCGGGTCAGGTGAACTACGCGGCGTCCAAGGCCGGTCTGGTCGGCATCGCGCGGTCCATCACCCGTGAGATCGGTTCGCGCAACATCACCGCCAACGTGGTCGCGCCCGGTTTCATCGATACCGATATGACCCGTAACGATGTCACCGAGGAAATGCGTGAGGTGGTGCTGAAATACGCCATCCCGGCGCAGCGCCCCGGCCAGCCGGAGGAGGTCGCCGCGGCGATCAGTTTCCTCGCCTCCGACGATGCCGACTACATCAGCGGCGCGGTGATCCCCGTCGACGGCGGTATGGGCATGGGCCACTAG
- a CDS encoding VWA domain-containing protein, whose translation MNFSISNFTAAVWLAFLLVVAAIALLYVIVQRRRKRHMLRFSNMEVLEQVAPKRPSAWRHAPVALMLVGLVLLTIAAAGPQAAKRVPRNRATVMLVIDVSLSMEATDVPPSRIQVAKKAASEFVDGLTPGINLGLVTFAGTASVQVSPTTNREAVKAAIQNMKLAERTATGEGIFSGLQAIDTLASVLGGAETPPPARIVLMSDGKQTVPDDKDVDNPRHGFVAARVAKQKGIPVSTISFGTTWGTVEIPDQDGKGTQRVRVPVDDDALREIAKISGGDFFTASTLEELSSVYKTLDKQIGFEMQMGDASRPWLLLGLLITAAGVISGLVYRQRLP comes from the coding sequence GTGAACTTCTCCATCTCGAATTTCACCGCCGCCGTCTGGCTGGCGTTCCTCCTGGTGGTCGCGGCGATCGCGCTGCTGTACGTGATCGTGCAGCGCCGCCGCAAGCGGCACATGCTCCGCTTCTCCAATATGGAGGTGCTGGAACAGGTTGCGCCGAAACGCCCGAGCGCGTGGCGGCACGCGCCGGTGGCGCTGATGCTGGTCGGGCTGGTGCTGCTGACCATCGCGGCGGCCGGGCCGCAGGCGGCGAAGCGGGTGCCGCGCAACCGGGCCACGGTCATGCTGGTCATCGACGTCTCGCTGTCGATGGAGGCCACCGATGTGCCGCCGTCGCGGATCCAGGTCGCGAAGAAGGCGGCCAGCGAATTCGTCGACGGCCTCACCCCGGGTATCAACCTCGGGCTGGTCACCTTCGCCGGTACCGCGTCGGTGCAGGTGTCGCCGACCACGAATCGCGAGGCGGTGAAGGCGGCCATCCAGAACATGAAGCTGGCCGAGCGCACCGCCACCGGCGAGGGCATCTTCAGCGGATTACAGGCCATCGACACGCTGGCGTCGGTGCTCGGCGGCGCGGAGACCCCGCCGCCGGCCCGGATCGTGCTGATGTCCGACGGTAAGCAGACTGTGCCGGACGACAAGGACGTGGACAATCCGCGGCACGGCTTCGTCGCGGCCCGGGTGGCCAAACAGAAGGGCATTCCGGTGTCGACGATCTCGTTCGGCACCACGTGGGGCACCGTGGAGATCCCGGACCAGGACGGCAAGGGCACCCAGCGGGTGCGGGTCCCGGTCGACGACGACGCGCTGCGCGAGATCGCCAAGATCTCCGGCGGCGACTTCTTCACCGCCTCCACGCTCGAGGAATTGAGCTCGGTCTACAAGACGCTCGACAAGCAGATCGGTTTCGAGATGCAGATGGGCGATGCCAGTCGGCCCTGGCTGCTGTTGGGACTTCTCATCACGGCGGCCGGTGTCATCAGCGGTCTGGTTTATCGTCAACGCCTGCCATGA
- a CDS encoding DUF58 domain-containing protein, protein MTNPANSPTHAPPSFRAGELTDPKLTAALRTLELTVRRRLDGVLHGDHLGLIPGPGSEPGDARLYQPGDDVRQMDWSVTARTTHPHVRQMIADRELETWLVVDLSASLDFGSALCQKRDLVVAAAAAVTHLTSGGGNRIGAVVANGERLYRIPARSGRVHAQAMLRRIATTPHAADGVRGDLRGAIESLRRPQRKRGLAVVLSDFLGAIDWQRSLRAIAGRHDLLAVEAIDPLDLDLPDVGDVVLHDPETGRTREFTVTATLRSDFARAAQRHREDVEQALRGAGAPVMTLRTDRDWIADVVRFVSTRRHTFGAPSGRVPRQ, encoded by the coding sequence GTGACGAACCCAGCGAATTCCCCGACACATGCCCCGCCGTCGTTCCGGGCCGGTGAGCTCACCGACCCGAAACTCACTGCCGCCCTGCGGACTCTGGAACTGACGGTCCGGCGCCGCCTGGACGGCGTGCTGCACGGTGACCACCTCGGCCTGATCCCCGGGCCCGGTTCCGAACCCGGCGACGCCCGGCTGTACCAGCCCGGTGACGATGTGCGCCAGATGGATTGGTCGGTCACCGCCCGGACCACGCATCCGCACGTGCGGCAGATGATCGCCGACCGGGAGCTGGAGACCTGGCTGGTGGTCGACCTGTCCGCGAGCCTGGATTTCGGTTCGGCGTTGTGCCAGAAGCGCGATCTGGTCGTCGCGGCGGCCGCCGCGGTCACCCACCTCACCAGTGGCGGCGGTAACCGGATCGGCGCGGTGGTCGCGAACGGCGAACGGCTGTACCGGATTCCGGCCCGCAGCGGGCGGGTGCACGCCCAGGCCATGCTGCGCCGCATCGCCACCACGCCGCACGCCGCCGACGGCGTCCGCGGCGATCTGCGCGGCGCGATCGAGTCGCTGCGCCGGCCGCAGCGCAAACGCGGTCTGGCCGTTGTCCTTTCGGACTTCCTCGGCGCCATCGACTGGCAGCGTTCGCTGCGCGCCATCGCGGGCCGGCACGATCTGCTCGCGGTGGAGGCGATCGATCCGCTGGATCTCGATCTACCGGACGTCGGCGATGTGGTGCTGCACGATCCGGAGACCGGCCGCACCCGCGAGTTCACCGTGACCGCCACGCTGCGAAGCGATTTCGCGCGGGCCGCGCAACGGCACCGGGAGGATGTGGAGCAGGCGCTGCGCGGCGCCGGCGCACCGGTGATGACGTTGCGAACCGATCGGGACTGGATCGCCGACGTGGTCCGTTTCGTCTCCACCCGGCGCCACACCTTCGGCGCCCCGAGCGGGCGGGTGCCCCGACAGTGA